AAATTGAAATTCAACTTCGCTATGAAAGCAATAGTCAAAATGAAACAGTTTTCAAGGGAATTATTATTAAGCATAGCGTTCGAGCCACATTGAATCAATCTTGTCTCAATCTTTATTTAAAAGACGCTGCAATTAAGTTGATACAACAAAGAAAAAATGCTGTTTTCCCAAAAAAGCAAGGCGACACAATCACAGACAAACAGATTATTGAAGAGATTATTAAATCCAATCAATTACAACTCGGTGAGATTGCTGAAACTGAAACCGAACACCTGGAAATGGTGCAATTTTATTGTACGGATTGGGACTTTATTTTATCGCGAGCAGAAGCAAATAGTCTTTGGATAATTGTTAACGATGGCAAAATATCAGCAATGTCCCCCGAACTCCTGGAAACCGATCTTCGAGGTAGCGTTCTCTTAAAAGCTGAATACGGTCTAACAACGCTGTACGAATTTGAGATGGAGGCGAATATTCAAGATCAATATAGTGTTGTGCAAAGTCAGGCGTGGGATATTAAAGAACAGAAATTATCGAAAGTTATCAAAGCCAAAGATGACTATCCGCTTCAAGGAAACCTAAAGCCAAAAAAATTAGCAACGGCAATTGGTGCAGACAGTTTTGATTTAATTGCTGGCGGCGAATTAGTTCCCCAAGAATTACAGGCGTGGGCAGATGCGAAAATGAATAAAACTCGTTTATCTATGCTGAGAGGACGAGTCAGCGTTCCGGGTTTTGCTGGTATTAAACTAGGGGATGTAATAGAAATTGCTGGCATTAGCGATCGCTTTAATGGCAGAACTAGAGTAACGGGAATTCGCCATCAAGTGAGTGAAGATGGGTGGCAAACAGACGTACAATTTGGTTTATCTGCAACTTGGTTTTCTCAAAATAAAGATATTATTGATACCCCCGCATCGGGCTTAGTGCCAGCAATTAATGGGTTGCAAATTGGGATTGTCGAGCAATATCTTGAAGACCCTCAGAAAAAGCTGAGAGTGCGGGTTAGAGTTCCAGCATTAGCGAATGCAGTAAACACAGAAGGTGGGGTAGTTTGGGCGCGATTGGCGGCTTTAGATGCAGGGAAAGAAAGAGGAACGTTCTTTCGACCAGAATTAGGAGATGAAGTTGTTTTGGGGTTTCTTGACGACGACCCCAGACAAGCAATTGTTTTAGGGTCAATGTATAGCGAAAAAAATGCTGTACCTTGGACAGTTACGGAAAAAAATAATGAAAAAGGGATTATTACCAGGAAGAAGCTTAAATTGTTTTTCAATGACGAAGACGATAAGGAATCAATAATAATTGAAACGCCAAAAGGGAATACAATTATTCTGAGCGACAAGGAAAATGAAGGCATTCAAATTCTCGATCAAAACAAAAACACCGCTATCATGAATTCTGATGGAATTCAACTGATTAGCGATAAAGATATAACGATTAAAGCCAAAGGAAATATTACTCTTGAAGGAAAAGAGATTGATATTAAGTAAAGCAAGGAAAAACTTGAAAGTCCCTTACTGATGTTGGGTTTTATTCTTAAACTCAATCTACAAATTTCAAAGATTAGCCAAAGTAAGATTTAGAAGACAAATGACAGTAAGTAATTCATTTCTAGGAACGGGTTGGAGTTTTCCTCCAGAGTTTCAGCACGAAACGGGTCAGGTTGCAATGGTTTCTGATGAAGTGGATATTGCACAGAGTTTGGAAGTTATTTTATCTACGCGATTGGGGGAACGATTAATGTACCCCAATTTTGGGTGTGAGTTGAGCCAATTTTTGTTTGAGGAAGTTCGACAAGGAACGATTACAAGTATTAAGGGAATTGTTTCTGATGCGCTGCTCTATCACGAACCTAGGATTAAAGTCGAGCGTATTTCTATTTCTGAGAGCGAACAGAAAACGGGACTATTATTAATTAGCATCGACTATCTCATTAGAGCCACAAATTCGAGGTTTAATCGCGTTTATCCGTTTTATCTGAATGAGGCAACGATCGCGCGATGACCCAATTATTAATTGATAATAGTACCAAGTTAATGCTGGTGGGCATTGCCCACCCTACTCCTATATGAGTATTTAGATGACCGATTTTATTCTGATTGATAGCGATAAAGTAAAGTTTAACCCTGCGGTTGCTTTGGCGACGGTGGTGGTTAGCGACGGTGCGTTAACAGGAAGTGGTAAGGCGACGTTTAAAGGTAAAAAGGTATGTGTTGAGGGAGATGAAGGAAATGTATCTGTGCCGGGATGCGCTTATACGATGGGGTCTTTTTCTACGCCAGGAACGGGAACTTTAAGTATTGATTCGCTGGGAAAAGATCAAGTTGCAATGAAGACAAAGTGTGAGGGAAAAGCGATGTTATTAAAAGGGAGTTTGTTTGTTGCAAAGTTTGCAGTTCAACAGCCTGCAATCGATCCGTCTACGGGTTCTCCCGATCCTAATAAGGAGTATTTGGGAAATGGGACGTTTGAAACCAATAATGATAAATGGAAAGGGACTTAAGTAACGCTGGTGGGCGTTGCTCACCCTACTAGATAGATTTATATTAAAAAAAATGGAAATAAAAGCTGAAATTTTTAGAGATGGAACGAGTCAAAATAATCGATCGCGCAAAGCTTTAGAAACCGATTATGTTGCTGTTGACGAAAGGACTTTGGCGGATTGGATTCGATTGGCTCAAGCCTATGCCAAAGACCTGAAATATTTTAACTCGCGCGATCGCGCGGAGGGAGATTGGTCGTCCTTTTTTGCAGGGGATGCTCAAGCCATTGCGGATGCGGTAGAATCCCTTGATGCAGGGAATACCAATGTTTCCAAGGATATTCTCGATCGAATCGCGCAACCTCATTTTGCATTATTTTTAACCTTTTTAAAATTACTGCGCTACCCCCAGCAACAATTTAAAGCACTAACGCAACGGAGGTTGGATTTTTATTATCGCCAAGTGTTGCATTTGTCGGAGAAGGAAGCGACGCGCGATCGCGTCCGTGTTATTTTTTCTCTAGCATCAGATCGTGCGGAATATTTATTAGAAAAAGGGACTCATTTAAGTGCGGGAACCGATGCAAAGGGAAACGATCTACACTACGCAGCCGATCGCGATTTATATATTAACCAAGCACAAGTTGCTAGTGTAAAAACCCTTTCTGTCCAGAAGGTTTATATCGACTTAGAAGCCATTCATCTTAAAGAGGAGAAAACGAACGAAGCCTTTGAAAAGGTGTTGCGTTGGGCGGTGGGAACCCCGAATCAAGGGGATAATTTACCCACTTTTCCCCAAAACGATCCGACGGGAACTCCAATGGATATTGCCGCACTCAATACCTTATACAAAGAGATTGCAGATTACACCCTGGAACAAGTCAGCGAGGATCGACAACAATACATTTTAAATCAGCTTTGTTTTGCGGCGTTGGAGGATTTTCAATTCTGTTTTGCTGTTCATACTCGCGAAATTGCCAAGCAACGCGGCGAACCTGATATTATTCCCCCAACCGATCTCGAATGGCAGCAAGTCTATCGGTTAATTGAAAAAGCCTATCGCAAAAAAATTAACCGCGATCGCCGGAATCGCCTTAAACAGGAGCATCGCAGCTCGCAATATAACGATCCAGAAGCCGCGTTTTTAGGATTATGGCGATTTGCCCTCGGAAATCCACTGCCCCCCTTTCCAGAATCTCAGGAGGTCGATTTAGACGAGCTTTTGACCGCCTTGGATGGCGAAAATGCGGAGGATGCAGCCCGTTACACCCAGGAAAACCTCTTCCTCAGCGTTGCCGATTTCCAGAAAATAATGGGCATTCAAAGCCAAAATTGGGATGCGCCGGAATGGGACGAGGTGTATCGCTTGTTAGAA
This genomic stretch from Lusitaniella coriacea LEGE 07157 harbors:
- the vgrG gene encoding type VI secretion system tip protein VgrG — protein: MTGVITATIFSKSPNSTQKVEMDATYELLYIDILKEVNRIPTAEITLIDGDVTKREFKVSNSDFFAPGQEIEIQLRYESNSQNETVFKGIIIKHSVRATLNQSCLNLYLKDAAIKLIQQRKNAVFPKKQGDTITDKQIIEEIIKSNQLQLGEIAETETEHLEMVQFYCTDWDFILSRAEANSLWIIVNDGKISAMSPELLETDLRGSVLLKAEYGLTTLYEFEMEANIQDQYSVVQSQAWDIKEQKLSKVIKAKDDYPLQGNLKPKKLATAIGADSFDLIAGGELVPQELQAWADAKMNKTRLSMLRGRVSVPGFAGIKLGDVIEIAGISDRFNGRTRVTGIRHQVSEDGWQTDVQFGLSATWFSQNKDIIDTPASGLVPAINGLQIGIVEQYLEDPQKKLRVRVRVPALANAVNTEGGVVWARLAALDAGKERGTFFRPELGDEVVLGFLDDDPRQAIVLGSMYSEKNAVPWTVTEKNNEKGIITRKKLKLFFNDEDDKESIIIETPKGNTIILSDKENEGIQILDQNKNTAIMNSDGIQLISDKDITIKAKGNITLEGKEIDIK
- a CDS encoding GPW/gp25 family protein, which produces MTVSNSFLGTGWSFPPEFQHETGQVAMVSDEVDIAQSLEVILSTRLGERLMYPNFGCELSQFLFEEVRQGTITSIKGIVSDALLYHEPRIKVERISISESEQKTGLLLISIDYLIRATNSRFNRVYPFYLNEATIAR